GTTGAGGTGGCGCAGGTGGGCCTGGGCGATGGGCTTGCCCGCGACCCGGAGGCGGCGGACGGCGGCCGTGATCGGCCCGTAGGTGGAGCCCCAGCCGAGGACCAGGGTGCTCGCGCCGTCCGGGTCGTCGACCTCGATGTCCGGGACGTCGATGCCGTCGATCTTGGCCTGGCGGGTGCGGACCATGAACTCGTGGTTGGCGGGGTCGTACGAGATGTTGCCGGTGCCGTCCTGCTTCTCGATGCCGCCGATGCGGTGTTCGAGGCCGGGGGTGCCGGGCACGGCCCAGGGGCGGGCCAGGGTCTCGGGGTCGCGCTTGTACGGCCAGAACACCTCGGTGCCGTCGGCCAGCTCGTGGTTGGGTCCGGTGGCGAACTGCGTCCGCAGGTCGGGGAGTTCCCCGACGTCCGGGACGCGCCAGGGCTCGGAGCCGTTGGCGAGGTAGCCGTCGGAGAGCAGGAAGACGGGGGTGCGGTACGTGAGGGCGATCCGCGCCGCCTCGATCGCCGCGTCGAAGCAGTCGGCGGGCGTCTTCGGGGCCACCACCGGCACCGGGGCCTCGCCGTTGCGGCCGTACATGGCCTGGAGGAGGTCGGCCTGCTCGGTCTTGGTGGGCAGACCGGTGGACGGGCCGCCGCGCTGGATGTCGACGATGAGCAGCGGCAGTTCCAGGGAGACCGCGAGGCCGATCGCCTCCGACTTGAGCGCCACACCGGGGCCGGACGTCGTCGTCACGCCGAGCGAGCCGCCGAAGGCCGCGCCGAGCGCGGCGCCGATGCCGGCGATCTCGTCCTCGGCCTGGAAGGTGCGCACGCCGAAGTTCTTGTGCTTGGACAGCTCGTGGAGGATGTCCGAGGCCGGGGTGATGGGGTACGAGCCCAGGTAGAGCGGCAGGTCCGCCTGGCGGGAGGCGGCGACCAGCCCGTACGAGAGGGCCAGGTTCCCGGAGATGTTCCGGTACGTGCCGGTGGGGAAGGCCCGGGTCGCCGGGGCGACCTCGTAGGAGACGGCGAAGTCCTCGGTGGTCTCGCCGAAGTTCCAGCCGGCCCGGAAGGCGGCCACGTTGGCCTCGGCGATCTGCGGCTTCTTCGCGAACTTCTGGCGCAGGAAGGTCTCGGTGCCCTCGGTCGGCCGGTGGTACATCCAGGAGAGCAGCCCGAGCGCGAACATGTTCTTGCTCCGCTCGGCCTCCTTCCGGGGCAGGCCGAAGTCCTTGAGGGCCTCGAGGGTCAGCGTGGTCAGCGGCACCGGGTGGACCCGGTAGCCGTCCAGCGACCCGTCCTCCAGGGGCGAGACCGCGTAGCCGACCTTGGCCATGGCGCGCTTCGCGAACTCGTCGGTGTTGACGATGATCTCGCCACCGCGCGGTACGTCCCCGATGTTGGCCTTGAGCGCGGCCGGGTTCATCGCGACCAGCACGTTCGGGGCGTCGCCCGGGGTCAGGATGTCGTGGTCGGCGAAGTGCAGCTGGAAGGACGAGACGCCCGGCAGCGTTCCGGCGGGTGCGCGGATCTCGGCCGGGAAGTTCGGCAGCGTGGAGAGGTCGTTCCCGAAGGACGCCGTCTCCGAGGTGAAGCGGTCACCCGTGAGCTGCATGCCGTCACCGGAGTCGCCCGCGAAGCGGATGATCACCCGGTCGAGCCGGCGTACTTCCTTCTCGGTGCCCTGGTGGGCCGCCGGGGCGCTGCGCTGCTCCCCGAGCAGGGCCTCACCGGCCTCGCTACTGACCTGGCTGGTCACTGAACTGGACCTCC
Above is a genomic segment from Streptomyces sp. NBC_00094 containing:
- a CDS encoding 2-oxoacid:acceptor oxidoreductase subunit alpha; translation: MTSQVSSEAGEALLGEQRSAPAAHQGTEKEVRRLDRVIIRFAGDSGDGMQLTGDRFTSETASFGNDLSTLPNFPAEIRAPAGTLPGVSSFQLHFADHDILTPGDAPNVLVAMNPAALKANIGDVPRGGEIIVNTDEFAKRAMAKVGYAVSPLEDGSLDGYRVHPVPLTTLTLEALKDFGLPRKEAERSKNMFALGLLSWMYHRPTEGTETFLRQKFAKKPQIAEANVAAFRAGWNFGETTEDFAVSYEVAPATRAFPTGTYRNISGNLALSYGLVAASRQADLPLYLGSYPITPASDILHELSKHKNFGVRTFQAEDEIAGIGAALGAAFGGSLGVTTTSGPGVALKSEAIGLAVSLELPLLIVDIQRGGPSTGLPTKTEQADLLQAMYGRNGEAPVPVVAPKTPADCFDAAIEAARIALTYRTPVFLLSDGYLANGSEPWRVPDVGELPDLRTQFATGPNHELADGTEVFWPYKRDPETLARPWAVPGTPGLEHRIGGIEKQDGTGNISYDPANHEFMVRTRQAKIDGIDVPDIEVDDPDGASTLVLGWGSTYGPITAAVRRLRVAGKPIAQAHLRHLNPFPKNLGEVLKRYEKVVVPEMNLGQLATLVRAKYLVDARSHTQVNGMPFKAEQLAAALKEAIDE